One genomic window of Desulfuromonas sp. AOP6 includes the following:
- a CDS encoding histidine triad nucleotide-binding protein — MSTNCVFCKIISGDIPGHIVYQDDLVVAIEDINPQAPHHYLLVPKKHIATTLDLSEGDETWLGHLYLVAGNIAKEKGFAEEGFRVVNNCNAAAGQTVWHIHFHLLGGREMSWPPG; from the coding sequence ATGTCAACCAACTGTGTCTTCTGTAAAATTATTTCTGGAGATATTCCCGGCCACATTGTTTATCAGGATGACTTGGTGGTGGCAATTGAGGACATCAATCCACAGGCCCCTCATCATTACCTGCTCGTGCCGAAAAAACACATTGCCACCACCCTGGATTTAAGTGAAGGAGATGAGACCTGGTTGGGACATCTTTACCTTGTTGCTGGCAACATCGCCAAGGAAAAAGGTTTTGCCGAAGAGGGTTTTCGTGTGGTCAACAACTGTAATGCCGCAGCCGGCCAGACCGTTTGGCATATCCATTTTCATTTACTCGGGGGGCGGGAAATGTCCTGGCCTCCAGGCTAG
- a CDS encoding AAA family ATPase has product MILRQVDLKRFGKFDERSFEFRRGLNIVIGPNEAGKSTLMEAVPAALFGVRDKDRYKKWGRSADCQVSMAFESGGRFVKIDRNILTDRVRLIETDDLYQILYEFEGKVSPMGRSSERLEYFSRLAEFIPIVENDLFRASVFFGQGRLELDSKSGIGDRIKALLSGYLDVDYDRVLSSLQEDYFSISRENPWGKDKNLDRELEQTKSRLTEVSQDREALHKVMTDLVVIQHKIREMQESIDTDKAECARGQKYLAYVRRQWYLDEQQHRLQEEYERLSQQHNKVIALTRKKDSLRQELQSLGVSPELAETFPLLFKEGEETRQRLIQLQEDGNALRQELLSCAPPLQRWPILFTGVVLLFGGVAGWLAGSHWPYALLISILLVSMSWAVYVWRSGTLKAYTEGLKGQLRIVEQGREKAQNRLDEIDHVLEAAGLSALKIKKSPVEENFKRYNLLKREMGQLEAALQVLESLEGLQKDKDRLSRELAVVAQRLEEERPLRGKNLIPLEELPHAEEKLNALEISIKEREEKIKELLREDKAWSSLLEELPGIEAEEARLKNRLVFLMHRKKVLATAIELLSSSVEEFRRTYLDRFLSDISRYLGLISLEHYQEVACNENFEFMLKVQSQGFKPLDSFSQGTRDAVFLAIRLALSRHLAKGKKLPLLLDDPLVNLDRNRLTDTIKALETLSAEHQIIFFTHDESLLKRATRDRWNCVSLNEAKACNIAKSAERSENVNQLCLL; this is encoded by the coding sequence ATGATTTTACGACAGGTAGATCTCAAACGTTTTGGCAAGTTTGATGAACGGTCCTTCGAGTTCCGGCGAGGGCTGAATATCGTCATAGGCCCCAACGAAGCGGGAAAGTCGACCTTGATGGAAGCCGTTCCAGCTGCCCTTTTTGGTGTTCGGGACAAGGATCGTTATAAGAAATGGGGGAGGTCTGCGGACTGCCAGGTTTCTATGGCTTTTGAGAGCGGGGGCCGTTTTGTAAAAATTGACCGTAACATTCTTACGGACAGAGTGCGCCTCATCGAAACGGATGACCTTTATCAGATTCTTTATGAATTTGAAGGAAAGGTGTCGCCTATGGGGAGATCTTCGGAGCGGCTTGAATACTTTTCCAGGCTGGCCGAGTTTATCCCTATTGTCGAAAACGATCTCTTTCGCGCCTCCGTTTTTTTTGGACAGGGCCGCCTTGAGCTAGACAGTAAAAGCGGGATTGGTGACCGGATAAAGGCACTGCTATCCGGTTATCTTGATGTTGATTATGATCGCGTGCTCTCTTCGCTTCAGGAAGACTATTTCTCCATTTCCAGGGAAAACCCTTGGGGAAAAGATAAAAATCTTGATCGCGAATTGGAACAAACAAAGAGTCGCTTGACAGAAGTATCTCAAGACAGGGAAGCACTGCATAAAGTTATGACGGATCTTGTGGTGATTCAGCATAAGATTCGAGAAATGCAGGAATCTATTGATACGGACAAGGCCGAATGCGCCAGAGGACAAAAATACCTCGCCTATGTTCGGCGACAATGGTACCTCGATGAGCAGCAGCACAGATTGCAGGAAGAATATGAACGTTTGAGTCAGCAGCACAACAAGGTAATAGCCCTCACGCGTAAAAAAGATTCCTTAAGGCAGGAACTGCAATCACTCGGTGTATCCCCCGAATTGGCCGAAACTTTCCCCCTGTTGTTCAAGGAAGGAGAAGAAACAAGACAGCGACTAATTCAACTCCAGGAAGACGGCAATGCGCTCAGGCAGGAACTGTTGTCCTGTGCGCCGCCCTTGCAGCGATGGCCAATTCTCTTCACAGGAGTGGTTTTGCTCTTTGGTGGTGTGGCTGGTTGGCTGGCCGGTTCTCATTGGCCTTATGCCCTGTTGATATCGATTCTGCTTGTTTCCATGAGTTGGGCCGTCTATGTCTGGCGAAGTGGTACGCTGAAGGCCTATACGGAAGGGCTCAAGGGGCAGTTGCGCATCGTCGAACAAGGACGGGAGAAAGCGCAGAACCGTCTTGATGAAATTGACCATGTTCTTGAGGCAGCAGGTTTGTCCGCTCTTAAAATAAAGAAAAGCCCCGTAGAGGAGAATTTCAAGAGGTACAATCTTCTTAAAAGAGAAATGGGTCAACTTGAGGCAGCTCTGCAGGTATTAGAGAGTCTTGAAGGGTTGCAGAAAGACAAAGATCGCCTTTCCAGGGAGTTGGCTGTTGTCGCCCAGCGCCTTGAGGAGGAACGCCCCCTGCGCGGGAAAAACCTTATTCCGCTCGAAGAACTTCCCCATGCTGAAGAGAAACTCAATGCCTTGGAAATATCTATTAAAGAGAGGGAAGAGAAAATAAAGGAGCTTCTGCGCGAGGATAAAGCCTGGTCTTCCCTGTTAGAGGAGTTGCCTGGAATCGAAGCAGAAGAAGCGAGGCTTAAAAATAGGCTCGTTTTTTTGATGCACCGAAAAAAGGTGCTGGCTACGGCGATAGAACTGCTTTCCTCTTCGGTTGAAGAGTTCAGGCGCACCTACCTAGATCGCTTTCTTTCCGATATTTCTCGGTACCTCGGTCTGATTTCTTTGGAACACTATCAGGAAGTCGCGTGCAATGAGAATTTCGAGTTTATGCTTAAAGTGCAGAGCCAAGGGTTCAAACCGCTTGATTCCTTCAGCCAGGGCACTCGAGATGCTGTTTTCCTCGCGATTCGCCTGGCGCTGAGCCGCCATTTGGCCAAGGGGAAAAAGCTGCCATTGTTGCTTGACGATCCCTTGGTCAACCTTGATCGCAATCGCCTCACAGATACCATAAAAGCTCTGGAAACGCTGAGTGCTGAACATCAGATTATCTTCTTTACCCATGACGAAAGCCTTCTTAAACGGGCCACCCGTGATCGCTGGAATTGCGTTTCACTGAATGAGGCCAAAGCTTGTAACATAGCGAAAAGTGCGGAAAGGAGTGAGAATGTCAACCAACTGTGTCTTCTGTAA
- a CDS encoding DNA repair exonuclease, with product MDLKFLHTADIHLDASFSSLGTKESIRRKDLLDCFDRLINLAIKNEVHLFVVAGDLFDHPRPSASTVGKVQAGLQRLSDRGIIPVLLPGTHDHIVAPDNIYHRTNFPGAVLLDAPQVESPTTITIAGVDVHLYGFAYHPRHSSEALKGMKRHQLNGVHLGLLHGSLKGSPEWDHRPKDLPFTLEDIKGWGLDYVALGHYHNFSVLRDGDKVLACYPGTPEGRRFGENGSRHCALVSVKSDGVSVEKLSVNQRVLKEETLDITGMDNEDEIAEAARRLADPNLILRLTLTGVLERPFEIDQLRERCENDFFNLELRDETDLFESALVREIGEEDTVRGLFVRRVRQLLEKVAPEETPILEEALREVLVRFSRER from the coding sequence GTGGATCTCAAATTTCTGCACACTGCCGATATCCATCTCGATGCTTCTTTCTCCTCCCTGGGAACCAAAGAGAGCATTCGACGCAAAGATCTGTTGGATTGTTTTGATCGGTTGATCAATCTGGCGATCAAGAACGAGGTCCACCTTTTTGTCGTCGCCGGCGATCTGTTCGATCATCCTCGACCTTCCGCCTCTACCGTTGGAAAAGTTCAGGCGGGACTTCAGCGGTTATCCGATCGTGGCATCATCCCTGTTCTGCTGCCAGGTACGCATGACCACATTGTCGCACCCGACAACATCTATCACCGAACCAACTTTCCTGGCGCTGTACTGCTTGACGCCCCCCAGGTCGAAAGCCCTACTACGATTACCATAGCAGGCGTTGACGTCCATCTCTACGGCTTTGCCTATCATCCCCGCCATTCAAGTGAAGCGTTAAAGGGGATGAAGCGGCATCAGCTGAACGGTGTGCATCTAGGCTTGCTGCATGGTTCCCTCAAGGGGAGTCCCGAGTGGGATCATCGTCCCAAGGATCTGCCATTTACGCTGGAAGACATCAAAGGCTGGGGGTTGGATTATGTCGCTCTAGGTCATTATCACAACTTTTCAGTGTTGCGCGATGGTGATAAGGTTCTTGCCTGCTACCCGGGCACTCCGGAAGGGCGCCGCTTCGGTGAAAACGGTTCCCGGCACTGTGCTCTTGTTTCCGTGAAAAGCGATGGTGTTTCTGTTGAGAAGCTCTCTGTAAACCAGCGCGTACTTAAGGAAGAGACGCTCGACATTACCGGCATGGATAACGAGGATGAGATAGCCGAGGCGGCAAGGCGATTGGCAGACCCCAATCTTATTTTGCGACTCACCTTGACTGGGGTTCTGGAAAGACCTTTCGAAATCGATCAATTGCGAGAACGTTGTGAAAATGATTTTTTCAACCTTGAATTACGTGACGAAACCGATTTGTTTGAAAGCGCGCTGGTACGGGAAATTGGTGAGGAAGATACGGTTCGCGGCTTGTTTGTGAGACGTGTTCGGCAACTTCTTGAAAAAGTCGCCCCTGAAGAAACCCCGATTCTCGAAGAGGCTCTCAGAGAAGTTCTGGTTCGTTTTTCCCGGGAACGTTGA
- a CDS encoding SAM-dependent methyltransferase has protein sequence MKHGRAYFIGAGPGDPGLLTLKGAKALGRCQSVFVVPPYDQTFGDYLARKNLFVPFAWDFIPLRDKVLELLQTENVAFLIPGDLSVFCPFQPLLEELGSHAEVIPGVAVMNTASAFVKKSLTAGHRNPRVIQLSTRMIEETDSLFETLPEETTLVIYMNSWPLEELGRRLR, from the coding sequence ATGAAGCACGGACGGGCCTATTTTATCGGTGCTGGTCCGGGCGATCCCGGCTTGCTTACCCTGAAAGGGGCGAAGGCTCTTGGTCGTTGCCAATCTGTTTTTGTTGTGCCACCCTATGATCAGACTTTTGGCGACTACCTTGCCCGTAAAAACTTGTTTGTTCCTTTTGCCTGGGATTTTATTCCCCTGCGCGATAAAGTCCTGGAGTTGCTCCAGACCGAGAATGTAGCCTTCTTGATCCCTGGAGATTTATCCGTATTTTGTCCCTTTCAACCTTTGCTGGAAGAACTGGGTTCTCACGCAGAAGTCATTCCTGGTGTCGCTGTCATGAACACTGCCTCGGCTTTCGTTAAAAAGTCGTTGACCGCGGGCCATCGTAATCCGAGGGTCATTCAACTCTCAACCAGAATGATAGAAGAGACCGATTCGCTTTTTGAAACCCTGCCTGAAGAGACGACACTGGTCATCTATATGAACTCTTGGCCACTGGAAGAGCTGGGGCGTCGTTTGCGGTAA
- a CDS encoding TlyA family RNA methyltransferase, giving the protein MNKKERLDKLLVLKGLVSSRERARSLILAGKVIVGDHAVDKAGTLVPEGADIRLKGEDIPYVSRGGLKLEKALHHFNISVQGVVAVDVGASTGGFTDCLLQHGATRVYAVDVGYGQLAWKLREDARVVNLERINIRHLDSANLPERPALAVVDASFISLEKVLPATLSLLEPKGCVVALIKPQFEVGRGEVGKGGVVRDEHKQMEVVEKITRFIEALNCNILGVTESPILGPKGNREFLIFFRKGD; this is encoded by the coding sequence TTGAATAAAAAAGAGCGCCTCGACAAACTGCTTGTATTAAAAGGTCTGGTCTCCTCACGAGAACGTGCCCGCTCCTTGATTTTGGCAGGCAAGGTTATAGTCGGGGACCATGCTGTCGACAAGGCAGGAACTCTTGTCCCGGAAGGTGCCGATATCCGCTTGAAGGGAGAAGATATCCCTTACGTGTCCCGTGGTGGTCTCAAATTGGAAAAGGCCTTGCATCATTTCAACATTTCGGTCCAGGGTGTTGTCGCCGTCGATGTAGGAGCCTCCACCGGCGGGTTTACTGACTGTCTGCTTCAGCATGGAGCCACTCGGGTTTACGCTGTCGATGTAGGTTACGGCCAGTTGGCTTGGAAACTCCGTGAAGATGCAAGGGTTGTCAACTTGGAGCGGATCAATATCCGCCATCTTGATTCGGCAAACCTTCCAGAGCGGCCTGCGCTGGCGGTAGTTGACGCCTCCTTCATCTCCCTTGAAAAAGTTTTGCCCGCAACGCTGAGTCTGCTTGAGCCCAAGGGGTGTGTGGTGGCTTTAATCAAGCCTCAGTTTGAAGTAGGTCGGGGGGAGGTTGGCAAGGGGGGGGTTGTGCGAGATGAGCATAAACAGATGGAAGTCGTTGAAAAGATCACGCGCTTTATTGAAGCTCTTAACTGCAACATTCTCGGTGTCACGGAAAGTCCGATCCTTGGTCCTAAGGGGAACAGGGAGTTTCTCATATTTTTCAGGAAAGGTGATTGA
- the argC gene encoding N-acetyl-gamma-glutamyl-phosphate reductase, whose translation MVKVAVVGASGYTGVELIRLLAAHPAVEISCLTSRQNVGDDISSLFPSLIERFNHVCDPVDIDVILDKADFIFTALPHQTAMEVVPDFVRAGKKVVDLSADFRLRDMSTYEAWYQAHSCPELLAEAVYGLPELYRERIRGARLIANPGCYPTSVALALAPLLKEGVIDVSTLVVDSKSGASGAGRGAKVGSLFCEVNEGFKAYGVGNHRHTPEIEQTLSELAGRPVVLNFTPHLLPVNRGILSTCYATCTVGQTSELVALFQDFYKNEPFVRIHPQGQFPDVSYVRGSNFCNIGLYADSRTGRVIVVSVIDNLVKGAAGQAVQNMNLMIGEKESLGLEALPLFP comes from the coding sequence ATGGTCAAGGTTGCAGTTGTGGGCGCCAGTGGATATACGGGCGTCGAACTTATCCGTTTGTTGGCCGCTCATCCGGCAGTTGAGATCAGCTGTCTAACCTCAAGGCAAAATGTTGGTGACGACATTTCGTCTCTGTTTCCCTCTCTTATTGAGCGGTTTAATCATGTCTGTGATCCTGTCGACATTGATGTCATTCTTGATAAGGCCGACTTCATCTTTACCGCGTTACCACATCAGACCGCGATGGAAGTCGTACCTGATTTTGTCCGTGCTGGCAAAAAGGTCGTGGACCTATCGGCTGATTTCCGGCTTCGTGATATGTCGACTTACGAAGCCTGGTATCAAGCGCATTCCTGCCCAGAGCTTCTTGCCGAGGCGGTATATGGTCTTCCCGAGCTTTATCGGGAAAGGATAAGAGGTGCCCGCCTGATCGCCAATCCAGGCTGTTACCCGACAAGTGTGGCCCTGGCCCTTGCCCCACTTCTCAAGGAAGGGGTGATTGATGTTTCCACACTGGTTGTCGACAGCAAATCCGGCGCCAGCGGGGCTGGACGAGGGGCCAAGGTGGGATCACTTTTCTGCGAAGTCAATGAGGGCTTCAAGGCTTACGGGGTCGGCAATCATCGACATACCCCAGAGATAGAGCAGACTCTTAGTGAACTTGCTGGCCGTCCCGTGGTCTTGAACTTCACCCCACACCTTCTTCCCGTTAATAGAGGCATTCTGTCGACCTGTTATGCCACTTGCACGGTAGGGCAGACCTCCGAGCTTGTTGCCCTGTTTCAGGATTTTTACAAGAATGAACCCTTCGTCCGTATTCATCCACAGGGCCAGTTCCCCGACGTCTCTTATGTACGTGGCAGCAACTTTTGCAATATTGGATTATATGCTGACTCAAGGACGGGAAGGGTGATTGTTGTTTCCGTTATCGATAATCTGGTGAAGGGGGCGGCGGGGCAGGCTGTTCAGAATATGAATCTGATGATCGGCGAAAAGGAGTCTCTAGGCCTGGAGGCTTTGCCCCTTTTCCCTTAG
- the rpsI gene encoding 30S ribosomal protein S9, with translation MAEQKFYATGKRKTSVARVRLTPGSGNITVNKRTLDEYFGRETSKMVVRQPLELTDNVGKFDISVNVSGGGPSGQAGAIKHGITKALLSVNVELRGVLKKAGFITRDSRIKERKKYGRRAARRSFQFSKR, from the coding sequence ATGGCCGAGCAGAAATTTTACGCTACCGGTAAAAGGAAAACTTCCGTTGCACGCGTCCGGCTTACCCCCGGCAGTGGCAACATTACTGTCAACAAACGCACCCTTGATGAATACTTTGGTCGTGAGACCTCCAAGATGGTCGTTCGCCAGCCTCTTGAACTGACGGACAATGTCGGCAAGTTTGACATCTCTGTCAATGTCAGTGGCGGCGGTCCTTCCGGGCAGGCTGGAGCCATCAAGCACGGCATCACCAAGGCTCTTCTTTCTGTCAATGTAGAACTGCGTGGTGTCCTTAAGAAAGCTGGCTTCATCACCCGAGACAGCCGTATCAAAGAAAGAAAAAAATACGGACGTCGTGCGGCTCGTCGGAGCTTCCAGTTCTCCAAGCGTTAA
- the rplM gene encoding 50S ribosomal protein L13: MSTQVAKKEEIKRSWFVVDLEDKVLGRVATEIARVLRGKHKPVFTPSVDTGDFVIVLNADKVKLTGNKMADKFYYRHTGYPGGIRSVNAEKLLENKPEELIKKAVKGMLPKNKLGRQMFRKLKVYAGSDHPHAAQQPKELAL; the protein is encoded by the coding sequence ATGAGCACGCAAGTAGCCAAAAAAGAAGAGATTAAACGTAGCTGGTTTGTAGTCGACCTCGAAGATAAGGTTCTGGGTCGTGTTGCAACCGAAATTGCCCGGGTTCTCCGCGGGAAGCATAAGCCGGTTTTTACGCCCAGCGTGGATACTGGAGATTTTGTGATCGTTCTTAATGCGGACAAGGTAAAATTGACCGGCAATAAAATGGCCGATAAGTTTTACTACCGTCACACCGGTTATCCGGGTGGGATTCGTTCAGTGAATGCTGAAAAGCTTCTCGAAAACAAGCCTGAAGAATTGATCAAGAAAGCTGTCAAGGGAATGCTGCCTAAAAACAAGCTTGGCCGGCAGATGTTCAGAAAACTGAAAGTCTACGCAGGTTCTGATCACCCTCATGCAGCCCAACAGCCCAAAGAACTCGCTCTTTAA
- a CDS encoding universal stress protein encodes MNNKIKILVPVDFSKHSLETISFALKLRQWTDPEYCLLHVVVHDDFNNFAAEIPPPPPSLQKRLDEVSEELFREVDLLKKENPGIHLESKVVSGFPFKEICRIAEEDNFQLIVIGTHGRTGLAHLLIGSTAERVVQHAPCPVLSIKPRVL; translated from the coding sequence ATGAACAATAAAATTAAAATTCTGGTTCCCGTCGATTTCTCCAAGCATAGTCTGGAAACGATTAGTTTTGCCTTGAAGTTGCGACAATGGACTGATCCTGAGTATTGCCTTCTGCATGTCGTGGTTCACGATGATTTCAACAATTTTGCCGCTGAAATCCCGCCGCCACCCCCAAGTCTCCAGAAACGACTGGATGAGGTATCGGAGGAATTGTTTAGAGAGGTTGACCTTTTGAAAAAAGAGAACCCCGGGATTCACCTGGAAAGTAAAGTTGTTTCGGGTTTCCCTTTCAAGGAGATTTGCCGCATTGCCGAAGAGGACAATTTTCAACTTATTGTCATCGGCACACATGGGCGGACAGGGCTGGCCCATCTGCTGATTGGCAGTACTGCCGAACGGGTGGTACAGCACGCCCCTTGCCCCGTTCTGAGCATCAAGCCCCGCGTTTTGTAA
- the truA gene encoding tRNA pseudouridine(38-40) synthase TruA, giving the protein MPARLDGSEKQVRLVIEYDGTRYAGWQVQPNGIAVQQVVEEALLSLLGHSVRLVSSGRTDAGVHAFGMVACFRTSRGLPEQAFRDGLNRYLPEDVVIRQANIVPLDFHPRFDSQGKWYRYTLNLSPVRTAINRHACWTIKKPLDLQAMEKAASFLVGRHDFTAFRASNCSAKTTVREIFSIDIVQDGPLLYLDVRGGGFLKFMVRIIVGTLVEVGLGKRPSENVPLLLKHGSRVNAGKTAPPHGLCLMEVWYGDQTPCTVPLKNNLPKV; this is encoded by the coding sequence ATGCCTGCACGGTTGGATGGGTCTGAAAAACAGGTGAGGCTTGTTATCGAGTATGACGGTACACGTTATGCGGGCTGGCAAGTGCAGCCCAACGGGATAGCCGTTCAGCAGGTTGTCGAAGAGGCGCTCTTGTCCTTGCTCGGGCACTCTGTGCGGTTGGTTTCTTCCGGTCGTACCGACGCCGGCGTGCATGCATTCGGGATGGTAGCCTGCTTCAGGACGTCAAGGGGGCTTCCCGAGCAAGCCTTTCGTGACGGGCTCAATCGTTATCTCCCGGAAGATGTCGTCATTCGACAGGCCAACATTGTCCCCCTCGACTTCCACCCGCGCTTTGATAGCCAAGGTAAATGGTATCGCTATACCCTGAACCTTTCGCCTGTACGCACAGCGATCAATCGTCACGCCTGTTGGACAATCAAGAAGCCGCTCGATCTGCAAGCTATGGAGAAAGCAGCTTCTTTTCTGGTCGGACGACATGATTTTACCGCTTTCCGAGCGTCCAACTGTTCCGCCAAAACGACTGTCCGTGAAATTTTTTCCATCGACATCGTTCAGGACGGCCCTTTGCTCTATCTCGATGTGAGGGGAGGGGGATTCCTGAAGTTCATGGTCCGCATTATAGTGGGCACCTTGGTTGAGGTCGGGTTAGGCAAGCGACCTAGTGAAAATGTGCCCCTTCTCTTGAAGCATGGCAGCCGGGTGAACGCGGGCAAAACGGCACCTCCGCATGGTCTTTGTCTCATGGAGGTGTGGTATGGTGACCAGACCCCGTGTACCGTGCCCTTGAAAAACAACCTGCCGAAGGTATAG
- a CDS encoding aspartate-semialdehyde dehydrogenase, with translation MNKKWNIAIVGATGAVGSQLVEILEERDFPVESIRFMASEASAGEILEYRGKPIVVETLSADSFSGTDIVFFAVSPRLCMEFCPSAAAVGALCIDVSGYWGMDDEVPVVVPEVNPQDLELFRQKRIVACPDSSTVPLVMALKPLQALCGIKRVVVSTYRAVSAVGTRGVDELRVQSGELLNGRPAEGKVFPRQIAFNCLSHSDVFMPNGYTLEEMNIARETRKILASPNLQITATSVTVPVFYGCSATVNVELADYIDPGRARELMAQSPGLTIFDDAGQGACPTMSDAVGQDSIFVGRIRADDSADSALNMWLVSDNLRKGAATNAVQIAELLLDKYL, from the coding sequence ATCAACAAAAAGTGGAACATAGCCATTGTCGGCGCTACGGGTGCCGTTGGTTCTCAGCTCGTAGAGATTCTCGAAGAACGGGATTTCCCGGTTGAATCGATACGCTTTATGGCCAGCGAAGCCAGTGCGGGAGAGATTCTTGAATATAGGGGAAAGCCAATCGTGGTCGAGACCCTGTCAGCAGACTCTTTTTCTGGCACGGATATAGTTTTTTTTGCTGTCAGTCCGAGACTTTGCATGGAATTTTGTCCATCCGCGGCAGCAGTTGGTGCCCTGTGTATCGATGTTAGTGGCTACTGGGGGATGGATGACGAGGTTCCCGTGGTGGTCCCAGAGGTCAACCCTCAGGATCTGGAACTGTTCCGTCAAAAAAGGATTGTGGCTTGTCCTGACAGCTCCACTGTCCCTCTTGTTATGGCGCTGAAGCCTTTACAGGCCTTATGTGGCATCAAGAGAGTCGTAGTGTCCACTTATCGTGCGGTTTCCGCGGTTGGCACCAGGGGCGTTGATGAACTCAGGGTCCAGTCCGGCGAACTACTCAATGGCCGACCGGCAGAGGGCAAGGTATTCCCTCGTCAGATTGCGTTTAACTGTTTGTCACACAGCGATGTCTTTATGCCCAATGGTTATACCCTTGAGGAGATGAACATTGCTCGGGAAACTCGCAAAATCCTGGCTTCTCCCAATCTTCAGATCACCGCCACCAGTGTTACCGTGCCGGTTTTTTATGGATGCAGTGCAACGGTTAATGTCGAACTGGCTGATTACATCGACCCCGGCAGGGCGCGAGAACTTATGGCTCAATCACCTGGGTTGACCATTTTTGATGATGCTGGCCAGGGAGCTTGCCCAACGATGAGTGATGCTGTTGGCCAGGACTCCATCTTTGTTGGGCGTATCCGGGCTGATGATTCGGCTGACTCCGCGTTGAATATGTGGCTCGTATCAGACAATCTCCGCAAGGGCGCTGCAACGAATGCGGTCCAGATTGCCGAATTGCTGTTAGATAAGTATCTTTAA
- the asd gene encoding aspartate-semialdehyde dehydrogenase, protein MKVGLIGWRGMVGSVLMQRMQEEDDFSGIEPVFFSTSQAGAPAPLGAGSLKDADDIDELKKLDVILTCQGGDYTKAVHPQLRQAGWKGYWIDAASSLRMEKDAVIILDPVNRQVIGKALANGQKDFIGGNCTVSLMLMALGGLFRAGLVDWLTSMTYQAASGAGAPNMRELLSQMGALHGTVAPLLQDPASAILDIDRKVTSALRDGTLPTKEFGYPLAGSLLPWIDREVEDGQSREEWKGYAETNKILGTKQPIAIDGICVRVGAMRCHSQALTIRLNKDVPMADIEAMIQNDNEWVKLVPNTKADSLAQLTPTAVSGTLSIPVGRLRKMKMGPQYLSAFTCGDQLLWGAAEPLRRMLRILREQ, encoded by the coding sequence ATGAAAGTCGGTCTTATCGGTTGGCGTGGCATGGTCGGCTCGGTCCTTATGCAGCGCATGCAGGAGGAGGATGATTTCTCCGGCATCGAGCCCGTTTTCTTCTCTACCTCCCAGGCGGGAGCACCTGCTCCTTTGGGGGCTGGATCTCTGAAAGACGCAGATGATATCGATGAACTCAAAAAGCTCGATGTCATTCTGACCTGTCAGGGTGGAGACTATACTAAAGCCGTGCACCCCCAATTGCGGCAAGCTGGCTGGAAGGGCTACTGGATCGATGCGGCCAGTAGTCTGCGTATGGAAAAAGATGCCGTTATTATCCTGGACCCGGTCAACCGGCAAGTCATCGGCAAGGCCCTGGCTAACGGACAGAAAGATTTTATTGGAGGTAACTGCACCGTCAGTCTCATGCTGATGGCGCTGGGGGGGCTATTTCGTGCCGGTCTGGTCGATTGGTTGACCTCCATGACCTATCAGGCTGCCTCTGGCGCAGGCGCACCCAATATGCGTGAATTGCTCAGCCAGATGGGTGCCCTCCATGGCACCGTTGCCCCTTTGCTTCAGGATCCGGCCTCTGCCATTCTTGACATTGACCGTAAGGTAACTTCGGCTTTGCGTGATGGCACACTGCCTACCAAGGAGTTCGGCTATCCTTTGGCCGGCAGTCTTCTTCCCTGGATTGACCGTGAGGTGGAGGATGGGCAAAGCCGCGAAGAATGGAAAGGGTATGCAGAAACCAATAAGATTCTGGGTACCAAACAGCCCATTGCCATTGACGGCATCTGTGTTCGCGTGGGTGCCATGCGTTGCCACAGCCAGGCCCTGACGATTAGGCTGAACAAGGATGTGCCTATGGCTGATATCGAAGCGATGATCCAGAACGACAATGAGTGGGTCAAACTGGTGCCCAACACCAAGGCTGACTCCCTGGCGCAGTTGACGCCGACGGCTGTTTCTGGAACGTTGTCCATACCGGTCGGTCGCCTGCGCAAAATGAAGATGGGGCCCCAGTACCTGTCGGCTTTTACTTGCGGCGACCAACTGTTGTGGGGAGCGGCGGAACCGCTGCGGCGTATGCTTCGCATCCTTCGCGAGCAGTAA